A window of [Clostridium] innocuum genomic DNA:
TTCAACGGAATGTATCTTGTTGTGGACGAAAATCCCTGCTTCCTGTGCGGGGCGGGACAGCGGGTTTCCTTTTTTGCCGCCGGGTATCGGTTTTTCCTGTTCTTCAAAGTGAAGTCGGGTCTTTGCCTTTCCTGCGGCTTCGTCAAAGGTGCGCTCCTTAACCAGTTTCTTTTGCTTCGGGATAGCTGCCTTTGCTGCGTCCAGTCGGTCAGCGGCTTTGTTTGATTTCTCAATATAGCATTCCAGTTCCGGGACGGCAAGTTCTTCCTCGGTAAACTGCAAGCGGGAAGATGTTGTTTGTACGGTAACTTCCTCCTGTGCTTTATGTACCGCTTTTTTACTGGCTCTGCGGGTCTGTGCTGCTTCGATATGCTCCATAACGCGCTCTGCTGTGGCGGTGTCCCTTGCGGGGGAAGCTCCCGGTGCGTGGGGTAACGGGGAAGTTTGGGACGCTACACCTTGAAGCTGCGTCCCGTCCTGCGCCGCTTGCTGCTCCGGGGACTTTTGAAAATCCGCGTCCTGTTCCCGTTTACTGATACGCTCGGCGGTCTGCTGTGTTTCGTTTACCTCAATAAGCCCGTCGCGGGTCATTTTCTGTGTGATTTTATCGCGGGATTTATATTGCTTCATGGTCTGCACCTCACTTTCCGCTTTCGGAAACTTCCTCCGGCTTCGTTGTCATTACCCTGTAAAGCTCGGTATCTTTCGGGAAGCGGTCTACAAAAGGCAGCACCACATTTCCATAGAAGATAAGCCCCTCGCCCGCTTCGGTGTGGGTAACATACTTCATCTGCTGCGGGGAAATATTAAGCTGCTTTGCAAGGATAGTACGGTCGCCCTGCGCTTGATTGAGCATGAGGACAAAATCGCTGTTCTCAAAGATATTTTCCACCTCGCGGCTTGCCAAAAGGTCTTTGACGTTCTGCGTAATGGCTGTTGGGATACCGCCCCATTTACGGAAACGCTTCCAAATCTCCACGCTGTAAGCGGCGGTCTGTTCCTCTTTTAAGAGCAAGTGAAATTCGTCCATATAGTAGCGGGTCGCCTTTTTCTCTGCCCGGTTTATCGTTACCCTGTTCCATGTCTGGTCTTGCACAATGAGCATACCTAACTTTTTAAGCTGCTTTCCAAGCTGCTTTATATCAAAGCAGACAAGGCGGTTAGAAAGTTCCACGTTGGTTCTGTGGTTGAATACGTTAAGGCTGCCGGAAACATACAGCTCCAATGCCGCCGCGATACGGGCAGCTTCCGGCTCCGGCTGTCTTAACAGCTCGTCGTAAAGGTCGCCCAAGATAGGCATTTTTGCCGGGTCGGGGTCTGCAAGGAACGGGCGGTACACATTTCTTACAGCCCTGTCAATGACGGTCTTATCGACAGGCTGCAAACCCTCCTTGCCTCCGATAACAAGCTCGCAAAGGGAAAGGATAAAATCACTTTTCAGCGCAAGGGGGTTGTCGTCCTCGCTGTAATTAAGGTTTATGTCCATAGGGTTTACATACTGGGGCTTGCCGTCAATGCCCCTGCCCGTAGGGGAAAGACGTATCACTTGCCCATTAAGACGCTGCACAAGGGAAAAATACTCGGCTTCCGGGTCGCAGATGATAATGTCGTCGTCGGTAATGAGGAAAGCATTTGTCATTTCCCTTTTTGCCGCAAAAGATTTTCCGCTTCCCGGCGTTCCCAATATAAGCCCGTTGGGATTTTTGAGCTGCTTTCTGTCGCAGAGTATCATGTTGTTAGAAAGGGCGTTCAAGCCATAGTACAGGGCTTGCCCCGTCTGAAAAAGCTCCTGCGTGATAAAGGGAATGAAAATAGCGGTGCTTGATGTGGTAAGCCCCCGTTGTATCGGGATAAGGTTTTCCCCAATCGGCACACTGGATAAAAGCCCTGCTTCCTGCTGATAGTCAAGGCGTGTCAGGCGGCAGTTGTATTTCTGTGCGATACCCGCCGCAGCGAAAATATCATTTTCCAGTTTCCGCTTCGTGTCTGCCATGTTTACCACAAGGAACGTAAGGAGAAACATTCGCTCGTTGCGGCTCTGTAAGTCCTGCAACAAGTTCTTTGCTTCGCTGCCAAAGGTGGCAAGGTCGGACGGGATTATATCCATGTCATAGCCGCTTCTAACCGCTTTTTTCTGTTCCTCAATCTTCATCTTGTCAAGGTCTGTGATTTTGCGCTTAATGGTCTTGATTGCTTCCGACTGGTCGATACTGCGGATATGTAAATTGACGATTACCCCTGTTTCCAAGTCCAGTATGTCGGCAAGCATACGGTCGTTAAGCTCCGGCGCAAGGATTTCAAGGAAGCTCGCCGCGCCGATTTTCTTCCCCATGCGGAAATATCTGCCCTCGCCAAAACGGAAAGAGGACGGGGCGATAAAATCCTTTGTAGACAGCCCCGACGGGGTAAGCCAGTCAAAGGAAAAGGAGAACGGCTCGCCCTCCGGGTGGAATACCCCATGCAGCACCTTTAAGCGTTCATAGCCGGATAAGGGGCGGGCGGTTACGCCAAGCACCTTGAAATTGTTAAACACGTCGGTTTCGATACGGGAAAGTCTTGATTTTGCAGCCGCCTTGTTATCGGCTTCAACGGTAAAGGTAATGTATTTGTGCTTCACAAGCCCGTTGTTGCCTTTACTAAGCTGATTTTTCAGCATATCCGAATACTCGGTGCGGATAGAGTTAAAAGCGTCCTCCTGTGCCGGGATAGTGATAGCTTTTTCTGCCTGTTCCCGCTGCGTCCCTTGATTGATGAAAGAAAGCTGCACGCTCACGCTCGCGTCAAAGTAGTTGAGGAAATCGCACCAGTTTTCAAAAATGGCGGTCTTATCGTCTGCCTGTGCAAGCTGATAATTGATGTCCTCGAACACGACGCACTTTGAATATCTCTTTTCCGTAACCTTGCAGATACCGTCCGGGTACATGGCAAGGTAAGGAATGGTCTGCTGTGCGGTGCGGGCTTTGCCGTCCCCCTTTGCCTTTCGGATAGCTTCGGCAATCTGTTTCTTTTCGGCGCGGGTCAGCTTACGCCTGTTTCCTGCGGCTTCCCGCGTCTTTTTTGTTTGTCCTTTTGACAATCGCTGATACCTCCTTTTCAAGTTTTCGCTGCTTTTCCAAGACAGCGTATAGGTTTTCGGTTCTGTAAGGTCGCTCCTTTGGGCGGGTAAACTTTGTCTGAACGACATTTCTTACCACCACTTCAAGGGGCTGCCCATGTTTTTCATACATGGCAAGCAGGAAACAGGGGAGCATGACGACAATCATCGCCATAGCCGCAAGGTTTGTCCCTGCGCTGCCTTTGAGCAAAAAAAACAGCGGCAGTCCGATTAAGAGAGCCGCCGCAAAACAAACGATTTGCCGCTTTGTCAGATTGAAAGCGACTTTTGTTTTGACTTTGGAAAGGTCTTTGGGTACAGGTACATACGCCAAGAAAATACCTCCTTTCTGCCCTTAGTGGGCGTTGAATATGGATTTTGCCAGTGTGCCGGATTTGAACAGGGAAAAACAGAGGATAACCGTATAGGCGGCAAGGGAAAATACCGCGCTGTGCAGATTGTCTGCGATTATCATATCGTTTACCAGTACGGCGTAAATACCGACACATATCATAATGAGGAAGCCTTGAAAACCAAGAGCGAACAGCCCTTTTAGGTAGTTGTTTCCAATCTGTCCCCATTCTCTGTTGGTCATGGTCGCAAATGGAATAGGCGATACCGAACAGTAAAGGTAAATCTCTATCATTCTGCCGTAGAGGATAACGGTTATCAGTACGGACATGATTTTCATGCAAAGGCTTACAAGGCTTGTTTCAAGCACAAGTAAGAGCAGTTCGGGGATTTCCATATCTTCAAGCCCCTCCTGCATGGCGGCAAGGGCTTCGGCAACGTCGATATTCGTATCGCCGCCGATAACCCCCGCTGCGCCGGAAACGATATGCTGCGCCATATCAAAGACCGCCATTGTGATGTTGAACGTGTTGGTTACGATAAACACCGCGACAAAGGCTTTGAATATCCACTTAAAGAACATGAATGTGTCTATGTCGTGCATATTGTTCTTTTCCGTTACCATGCTGATTAGCTCGTAGCATAGGACATAGGTAATGACAAGCCCCGCAATCGGAACGATTACATTTTCAGAAAGGGTCTGTATCATGCTGAAAATATTTGCGTTCCAACCCTGCGGGGTCTGTCCTACCTCGTTTGCGATAGTCCCGACTTTTTCGTTTACGTCCCCGAACATAGTTGACAGATTACCGTTTATCGCTCCGATAAGGATTTCCTTTATCCATTCGTTAATCGCGTCAAGTATGCTCTGCATAGGCAGCTACCCGCGCTTAACCGAACAAGCCGGAAAGCAGAGGTACAAGGATAGTGCCGATAAGGGCAACGCCGCCGCCCGCCATGAGCTGCTTAATGCCCTGTGATTTTGCGCCCGGATTATCATTTCCGTAGCCCTCCAAGAGATTGATAACGCCCCAAATGCCAAGTCCTGCTCCAAGAGCGATAACCAAAGTCTGTAATACGCCGATTGCGCTGTTGAAAAATTCCATAAAACTCCTTTCTGCCGCAAATGCGGCTTGCCCGTAAAAGGGCATAAAAAACGGCGGTCAGTTTTCAAACTGCCGCGGTCATAAGTCCCCGCGCTGCCTAAATGTCTGCTGCGCGGCGGTATTCAGTTGTCAGTGTGGGCGATAGGAATTTTTGTAGGGGCGCGTATCATGCAAGTTGTCTTTTTCTTTGTTACTGCGTCAATTCCTCCTTTCTTTTCGCTGCTGCTCATACAGGGCTTCACACCGTTTCACAAACTGCCGGATAGCAGCCTGCCGCTGCTGTTCCCGTCGTTCAGCAATCGAAACAAGCCCGTTTATGGCTTCTGTGATTTTCTTGTCCTTTTTCTTTCTGATACGTCTATTCATGGTCGGTGTCCTCCTGCAAATCGCTTTCGCTGATTTCGTAGTAGTCAAATACTTCGTCCGGCTTCACAAGGGCGGGTCTGCGCCTTAAATGCTTTTCCATATCAAAAGTATTTTTCTTGTCATAGTCGGAAAGATATTTATAGTTGGGGTGCTTTGTAATGTCGTACTTATCAGAGAAGAACGGGCGCACCCCTCGTAGCTGTAAAATACATTTCCCGCCGTCCATAACCGCTATTTCATCTTCCGTCATAAGCTGCTTGCCTAACTTCTGATAGTTCAGCCCATGCGATACCTCGCGCCCCCGGTTCTCGGAAGTGTTGAAGCTGTCAATGGTTTCTTTCCCCAAGATTTCCGACATTTCTTTGAGGGTGGTTTTCTCCTTGCCGCCCAAGAAAAGGGTGGTGTCGCAGTTGCCGACTATGGTATCGGCGTTGTCCTTATAGATTGCCTTTAACTGGCTTTGCGACTGTAAGATAATCGACGCGGAGATTTCCCGGCTTCGTATGGTGGCTATGAGCTTTTCAAACTTCGGTATCTGCCCGATATTTGCAAACTCGTCTAACAGACAGCGCACATGGACGGGCAGCCTGCCGCCGTATTCATCATCTGCCTTGTCGCAAAGCAGATTGAAAAGCTGCGTGTAAAGAATACTCACGACAAAGTTAAAAGTATCGTCGGTGTCGCTGATGATAACAAACAGGGCGGTCTTGCGGTCGCCTATGGTGTCAAGCTCCATTTCGTCGGTTTCCATAAGGTCGCGCAGCTCCTTAATGTCAAAAGGGGCAAGCCGCGCACCGCAGGAAATGAGAATAGAGCTTCGTGTCTTTCCCGCAGATAACAGGAATTTCTTGTACTGCCGGACGGCAAAGTGTTCCGGGTCTTTTTCCTCCAACCGTTCAAACATGAGGTCAACGGGGGACTGAAATTCCGGGTCGTCCTCGCGGGCTTCACTGGCATTTATCATTTCAAGCAGCGTCGTGAAGTTCTTTTCTTCCTCCGGGGCTTCGTACCAAATGTAGCCGATAAGGGCGCAGTAAAAGAGCCGTTCCGATTTTACCCAAAAATCCTCCCCGGCTTTTTCCCCGTCCCCTTTGGTGTTGGCAATCAAGGTATTTACCAGTTTCAAAATGTCTTTTTCGCTGCGGATATAGGCAAAGGGATTATAACGCATGGATTTCTTAAAATTTATCGTGTTCAGCACCTTTATCCGATACCCGCCGCGCTGTAAGAGCTTCCCACACTCGACTAAAACCGTACCTTTCGGGTCAGTTACAACGTAGCTTGAGTGCATTTGCATTAAGTTGGGCTTCACAAAAAATCTCGTCTTGCCGCTGCCGCTTCCCCCGATAACAAGGATATTTTTATTCCTTGCATACTTCGGCTGCTTCGGGCGGCTGTTCATGGTAAGCCGTTCCGTCTGTGTCAGAAGCACGTTATTTTGAAATACCGGGTCGGTATAGGGCTTTATATCTTCGGCGTTGCCCCAACGGGCTGAACCGTATTCGATACCTTTTCGG
This region includes:
- a CDS encoding conjugal transfer protein TraE gives rise to the protein MSKGQTKKTREAAGNRRKLTRAEKKQIAEAIRKAKGDGKARTAQQTIPYLAMYPDGICKVTEKRYSKCVVFEDINYQLAQADDKTAIFENWCDFLNYFDASVSVQLSFINQGTQREQAEKAITIPAQEDAFNSIRTEYSDMLKNQLSKGNNGLVKHKYITFTVEADNKAAAKSRLSRIETDVFNNFKVLGVTARPLSGYERLKVLHGVFHPEGEPFSFSFDWLTPSGLSTKDFIAPSSFRFGEGRYFRMGKKIGAASFLEILAPELNDRMLADILDLETGVIVNLHIRSIDQSEAIKTIKRKITDLDKMKIEEQKKAVRSGYDMDIIPSDLATFGSEAKNLLQDLQSRNERMFLLTFLVVNMADTKRKLENDIFAAAGIAQKYNCRLTRLDYQQEAGLLSSVPIGENLIPIQRGLTTSSTAIFIPFITQELFQTGQALYYGLNALSNNMILCDRKQLKNPNGLILGTPGSGKSFAAKREMTNAFLITDDDIIICDPEAEYFSLVQRLNGQVIRLSPTGRGIDGKPQYVNPMDINLNYSEDDNPLALKSDFILSLCELVIGGKEGLQPVDKTVIDRAVRNVYRPFLADPDPAKMPILGDLYDELLRQPEPEAARIAAALELYVSGSLNVFNHRTNVELSNRLVCFDIKQLGKQLKKLGMLIVQDQTWNRVTINRAEKKATRYYMDEFHLLLKEEQTAAYSVEIWKRFRKWGGIPTAITQNVKDLLASREVENIFENSDFVLMLNQAQGDRTILAKQLNISPQQMKYVTHTEAGEGLIFYGNVVLPFVDRFPKDTELYRVMTTKPEEVSESGK
- a CDS encoding conjugal transfer protein, producing MEFFNSAIGVLQTLVIALGAGLGIWGVINLLEGYGNDNPGAKSQGIKQLMAGGGVALIGTILVPLLSGLFG
- a CDS encoding type IV secretory system conjugative DNA transfer family protein translates to MKPELKKLLILNAPYLLFVYLFDKIGQAVRLAPGADLSGKVLSLADGFSAAFATPLPSLAPMDLLIGIVGAVLIRLMVYFKGKNAKKYRKGIEYGSARWGNAEDIKPYTDPVFQNNVLLTQTERLTMNSRPKQPKYARNKNILVIGGSGSGKTRFFVKPNLMQMHSSYVVTDPKGTVLVECGKLLQRGGYRIKVLNTINFKKSMRYNPFAYIRSEKDILKLVNTLIANTKGDGEKAGEDFWVKSERLFYCALIGYIWYEAPEEEKNFTTLLEMINASEAREDDPEFQSPVDLMFERLEEKDPEHFAVRQYKKFLLSAGKTRSSILISCGARLAPFDIKELRDLMETDEMELDTIGDRKTALFVIISDTDDTFNFVVSILYTQLFNLLCDKADDEYGGRLPVHVRCLLDEFANIGQIPKFEKLIATIRSREISASIILQSQSQLKAIYKDNADTIVGNCDTTLFLGGKEKTTLKEMSEILGKETIDSFNTSENRGREVSHGLNYQKLGKQLMTEDEIAVMDGGKCILQLRGVRPFFSDKYDITKHPNYKYLSDYDKKNTFDMEKHLRRRPALVKPDEVFDYYEISESDLQEDTDHE
- a CDS encoding PrgI family protein, translated to MAYVPVPKDLSKVKTKVAFNLTKRQIVCFAAALLIGLPLFFLLKGSAGTNLAAMAMIVVMLPCFLLAMYEKHGQPLEVVVRNVVQTKFTRPKERPYRTENLYAVLEKQRKLEKEVSAIVKRTNKKDAGSRRKQA